DNA sequence from the Salvia splendens isolate huo1 chromosome 19, SspV2, whole genome shotgun sequence genome:
ATATTAACACAGTCAAGCATTTGCTTCCAATGTAAATAATGCCAAAAAATTATAAGGAGTAGGAGATATAGAAAGTGGTTAAGCACTTACAGAGAAAGATATTTCCCATCCAAACTAATAGACATTATCGTAGCTGGTTTTCTAAGTAACCTTTTATGCCCAACTTTTTTCCAAGTGCTTATATCATAAACAGCAGTAAGTGGCTTATTTCCTGCACAAAGAACATTGCTCATCAAGAAATATTTTACAGGCCTTCAGCtaaataaaatcatataaaTGATTGCTTTCTCTATGGACGAAAGATATGCATACCTCTTTGAACAGAGCAAAATAAAAATGGTTTTGTCCCATCTTTAGAAAACCTGCAGAGTTCAATCTTCTCATCCTGCAACATGAGCCAAATCAGAACCTCAATTGCGTGAGTATTTGGTGCCTAGAATTTATGGATAAACAAAACATACAGAATTCCGTGTCAAAGTTGTAACTGGAGTTCCATCACTTGTGTTCCATATTATCGCTGAACCATCAGCTGAGGTTGTAGCTAAAAACTCTGAGTCTAAGCTGTGAAAGAGCAATACGTAGACCGAACATTAAATTAGCcatcaaatattttgaattgcTTCAAATACATCTATATaatcaaagaagaataagaacaTAATCAAAGGAAGGGTCCTAATCAGACAGTTAAAATGCATAGTAAATTAGAACATAAATGCAGCGTCAACAGTCACTTCCAATTTCAAGTAAGAGAATCtttgttaattttttatgaGCCTCAGTTGATTACTCCTTGTCATGAAAGGTTACGCATTTTCAGATAGCTGTCTGCTAAAAAGGTAACCTAAAATACACAGCCTTCCCATCATAAAGATGGACCCAACAACCGAAAATGCATAGTAAAAAAAGGCTAACCACCATGTATACATGAGAGTCCGAATACATTTGCTATAAGAACGGAATAAAACAAAAGGCAAGTTCAGTACTTGCACATTGAGATTCTAAATTGTTTGTGTTTTGCACATGATCATGTCCCTAGAGTACAAAATAAGCTAACAATTCTAGAAGATTATTTAAAAGATAATTTAAAATCAACTCAATACCCTTTATACCTAAAATCCATGTCTTGAAATGATTtatgagctcttggttcttccACGATGGCTCGCATTTTTGGCCACTCAAATAGCCTAAGGCATCCATCCTTCAATTTGAAAGTAAAGAAGGAAATACAAGataaatattcctcaacaaTAATAAGGGCATATAGACATAGTATCCTGATAGAAATAAGCTTACAACTCCACCAGTGGAAAATCTAGTTCCATCAACACTAAAAGCCAAGCATTTCTGTGGGCCAATTCCCTGCAGTAAAAGCTGTTCTTTTGAAGTAAGTTTTATTTTGTCTTCCTTGACATCCAACTCGAACAATCTGCAGATGGCATGAAGTAGTCAGTCAATATGTCAAAAATGAGACACAAAGTTGCGGTTGAATAGTAGAAGTATCATCTAGTCAGGCTTTCCATGCATCGAAACAGGGAACTTTATCAGCTCTTCAATTGCCATGGAAGGATTAACACCTAATACTGAGATTTTCTATCAATTACATAACTCAATAAGTAGATTCAAGTTTTTCATATTCCTTTTCATCAATTATATCTATCAATTATATACGCCCCTTTTTTCAACAAATTGCAACTTCTTACTTGCAATCACCAGCGCTAGTGGAACAAACTAATTCATCTCCACTAGGATGCACCGCAATAATCACCGGATCATCGCCTTCCCCAAATTCATACTTAGCCTACAAAAAAAACGCCAATAACACTCGTATAAACACAGCAGCAACTTACAGATGCTAACAATTCAGCTCATGAAAGATTGTTCCGCCTCCAAAAAATGCATAAACCGATCACTTTCGAAAATCAGCCTTTGAGATCATTATTTGCATTATATTTctaataaatgattaaataatttctGGCAGACAGTACAAAAATATGAAGTAAATTAAACCTtgggagaggaagagagagaagtAGTGATAGGATTCCATGAGAAGATCTCGAGTGAGGACGGCTTCGAtttccccaccaccaccaaatgCGCGTTCTCCGGCCGCCGAATCCAGGCGGCGCACGTCACTGTCCCCTTCCCCGGAGCATCCACACCCTCCATTACGCAAATTGGGATTTGGCCGTTGGGGTTTTTGAGGCAATTTTAGGTAAATCGAGATTTTGTTTGTTGAAATCAGTTGCAATTGGAAATTGttaaatttctatatatatgtaaaatgtagtactccctccgttccatagtagtggagtcattttgccattttggtacgttccatagtaatggagtcatttccctttttagtaaaagttaacacatttcttctcacttactttactctctcttactttattctctcttcatctctctactttcttaatctccgtgccgaaaagaaatgcccccactacaatggaacggagggagtagtattcatATATGGTTGACTCACTGATTAGAAAAGAAAACACGAATTCATAAATTCAAATCAACAATGCCATAAAgtgttaaataaaaattaattaatgaaaataaaacaCAATTAATAAATTACAATAGCAAATGAAACTAGTACTTGATTTCAATAGTACTTGAGTCGATATGACTTaataagaaatataaatattcatcTGAAATTTCGAAATGCACTAGTTGATCATTTATGGGGTAATACATAAATTTTGAGTTttgaattttgttattttatttgcgTATTGTGGTGTCTTTTTGTAATTTAGTTTttaagtgaatttttttaaattactaaGATAATATTATGTGGAGTAATAAATGGTGTAAAGTgcttactatttattttttcaggCGGTAAAGTGCTTAATATTGAAAATAAACTAGATACGACTATTCGCCCAAGAATAAATTCATCATTGGATATAAGTGTTCCTTAAATGACAATATTTTGGAAGTAAATGCAAAAGAGTAATGGCTATTCAATCGATCGCAAACATGTCTCTCAATTATGCCTCAAATATGCACTAATCTACTCATTTAATGAGTAGACAATTAATTAAACACAATAAAAATCGAGGGTTGATTAATTAGTGGTGAAACTTTAAAGTCAATGCTACGCCGATGTATTGACTAAATCCAATGACGATAAGAATATGCTCATTTTTATTCCAATTCCATCGATAAACAAGAATATATTGAAATGCACGTCCCTTTAAAATATTGcctcataatttaatatattgcCTCTTGTAGTTGCAGGCACAATTAATTGGATTTTGCGAGGGTTCTTTGTTATGGTAAATTATGGATTTTGACACTTTGTCTTGTTTATTTGGAAAAGGttccattttattatttttagctaaaaagaCGTCACACTTTCGGCTAAGACGCTAAGAACATTTATATCCGTGCTCTTACCaacgagcatggatgtgggcccgaacccactttttctgcctgcttttagtcaagagcacaacacccacatctgtgctcttccgcaaggacgagcacaagggtcccaccattccattattcaatttaaataaaaacatttccacaaaattaaaatacattaaaaatacccggaataatattacaaaatacattaaaaattaaaaattacataattaaaatcctaaaaaataaaaattacataattaaaatcataaaaaataaaaattacataattaaactcctaatcaataaaaaatacataattcaactcctgaaataaaaaaaaccactacttgTGGCTGaattcgcccaaatgtgtttgattaggtcttcttgtagctcaacgtgggttcgggtatcgtgcattgtgtgccttgtttcgatcctctcgcccactgtcgtatgcacacctcggcgtgggggagacctcgcggttgagcttctggCTTCATCCttgtcgtaaaagctagccgccctcggtccttcgtcggctataatcatgttgtgtaagatgatacacgtgtacatgatatcggcgatatttttcacgtaccataGCCGAGACGAGGCCTTCACAAtattgaatcgggcttgaaggaccccaaatgCTCTTTCGACCTCTTTCTGCGCGGACTCTTGatgctgcgcaaaaagaacccatctcgggtcttgcgg
Encoded proteins:
- the LOC121778082 gene encoding SEC12-like protein 1 — encoded protein: MEGVDAPGKGTVTCAAWIRRPENAHLVVVGKSKPSSLEIFSWNPITTSLSSSPKAKYEFGEGDDPVIIAVHPSGDELVCSTSAGDCKLFELDVKEDKIKLTSKEQLLLQGIGPQKCLAFSVDGTRFSTGGVDGCLRLFEWPKMRAIVEEPRAHKSFQDMDFSLDSEFLATTSADGSAIIWNTSDGTPVTTLTRNSDEKIELCRFSKDGTKPFLFCSVQRGNKPLTAVYDISTWKKVGHKRLLRKPATIMSISLDGKYLSLGSKDGDICVVEVKNMEVHHWSKRQHLGSDITSLEFCPSERVILTTSKEWGVMATKLTVPADWKDWQIYMLLLGLFLASLVAFYVIFENSDSFWNFPVAQDQAARPVIESVVGSDPFGENLDLDYVEF